A genome region from Ctenopharyngodon idella isolate HZGC_01 chromosome 5, HZGC01, whole genome shotgun sequence includes the following:
- the ak1 gene encoding adenylate kinase isoenzyme 1, which produces MAEKIKNAKIVFVVGGPGSGKGTQCEKIVAKYGYTHLSSGDLLRAEVASGSERGKQLQAIMQKGELVPLDTVLDMIKDAMIAKADVSKGYLIDGYPREVKQGEEFEKKIGAPALLLYIDAKAETMVKRLVKRGETSGRSDDNEETIKKRLDLYYKATEPVIAYYEQRGIVRKINSELPVDEVFAIVEKAIDELK; this is translated from the exons ATGGCAG aaaaaattaaaaatgctaaGATCGTCTTTGTCGTGG GCGGTCCCGGCTCTGGAAAGGGCACACAGTGTGAGAAGATCGTGGCGAAGTACGGCTACACTCACCTGTCCTCAGGTGACCTGCTGCGTGCAGAGGTGGCGTCCGGCTCGGAGAGGGGCAAACAGCTGCAGGCCATCATGCAGAAGGGAGAACTCGTGCCTCTG GACACAGTTCTGGACATGATCAAAGACGCCATGATCGCCAAGGCTGACGTCTCGAAGGGTTACCTGATCGACGGATACCCTCGTGAAGTCAAACAGGGAGAGGAGTTTGAGAAGAAG ATCGGTGCTCCAGCTCTGCTGCTATACATTGACGCGAAGGCCGAGACCATGGTGAAGAGGCTGGTGAAGCGCGGAGAGACCAGCGGCCGCTCCGACGACAACGAGGAAACCATCAAGAAGCGTCTGGATCTGTATTACAAAGCCACCGAGCCCGTCATCGCTTACTACGAGCAGCGCGGGATCGTCAGGAAG ATAAACTCTGAGCTGCCAGTGGACGAAGTATTTGCAATTGTTGAAAAAGCTATTGATGAGCTGAAGTAA